The following nucleotide sequence is from Candidatus Rokuibacteriota bacterium.
GGCCTCGCCCGGGCGGAACGAGCCCCGCAGCAGTCCGCAGCTGTGGAGCAGTTGGAGCCACTGACAGTCACTGACGTCGGTCTTCCGCCCCGGGACGTGGTGCAGTTGGCGGGCGTTGACGAGCACGACCTCGATGCCCCGCGACTCCACCAGCTCGTAGATGGGAATCCAGTAAACCGACGTGCTCTCCATGGCCAGCGACTCCACGCCTTGTTCGGCCAGCCAGTCGGCGAGCGCCTGCAGCTGATCGGTTGTCGTCCCGAAGCGCCGCACGTTCGGGGTGCCGTCGGCGCGCCCCGGGCCGCACACCCAATGCTCGGAGCTACCCACGTCCAGCCCGGCCACCATGGGCCGAATGGCGGGAAGCGGGGTGGCTGAGGGGATCGCGTGCTTCCGGTTGCCCTTGTTCCCAGGAACGGTCATATACTCACCTCGTGTGGCACTGGCCCCGACCCGAGGTGGCAGTAGGTCTGGATTCTGACCTGGGAGAGTGCGCACGCGGTGCTACCCGCGTGAACCTCATCAATGAACGATGGCCGACTCGGGCCCAAACTAGCCCTGGGGCACGTGCGCTCCAATGCGTTAACGGGGCATGACTGTCGGGGCCACGCCACCACTCCCATACCATATGAACGCTCCAAGTTTCACTCTCGAATGATCCGCCGCAGGCGGGGGCGAAACCAGCCCGAATCGGTCGTGGGTGCGGGCGTGACGCGGAGCGGGCGCGCAAGGAGCTAGCCCGAATCGGTCGTGGGTGCGGGCGTGACGCGGAGCGGGCGCGCAAGGAGCTTCGGCCCGGGGTCAGGCGACGGTGAGGAGCTTGAGGAGATCGGCCGTGAGGTCGTAGAGCTGGGCGCAGCCCCCGGCGCCGCCGAGCAGGGTCTGGATGCGCTTGCGCAGGAGCGCGTCGACGGGCTGGCCGACCATCGAGGCGATCTTCCGCTGCGGCTCGTCGCAGATGCCGCGGTAGGGCAGCCGCGAGACCACCGCGTCGGCCGCGACGATGGCGCCCGCGCCCAGGTCGACCTCGTAGTGGAGATCGAAGCCGTGGACGTTGTCGTGCATGGAGTGGAAGAGGTCGAGGCGCCGTCCCGTGCGCACCAGCCGCGAGAGCTTCCTCCGCTGGAAGATCTTCACGGCCCCTGGCGGCGGGCTGTAGAGCTGGGCCGCCATGGGCGTGCTCACCTCGCGCGTCTCGAAGAGCGCGCGCCCCGCCTGCGTGTAGGTGAAGCAGGAGTCGGGCAGGTCGGCCCAGCCCGAGGTGTCCAGCTCCCAGCAACGCCTGGCATCACCGGGGCGCAGATCGGCGACGGCAGCGGCCGGGAGTCTCGTCACCTGGCGGGCCAGGCGGGCAACCTCGATGCCGGCGTCCACGAAGAGCCCGGCCCCGGCCCGCTGGCCCGTCACTTCCGTCAGGCGCTTCGTGAAGCCGCCCACCATGCGCGCGCCGGCGAGGTCCTGGAAGGTGCGGGCGATGGCCGGATCGGCGCCGCCGCCCAGGACGCGCGCCGCGGCCTCGCGGACCTCGTAGCCGGGCGGCGGGGTGCAGACGGCGCGCACCTCCACGGCGAAGTCGTCGTCGGCGATCCGCACCGTGTGGGTGAAGGCCTCGGCAGGGGTGCCATCCACCCGCCCTTCCATCACCCGCTCGTAGCGGTCGCGGCCCTCGAGGTGGGGGGAGGCGATCATCGCCGCCGGTGCCTCACTTCGGCAGATACTTCTCGGGGTTCTGGTCGAACTTGACCTTGCACCCCACGGCGCAGAAGTAGATCATCTGCCCCTTGTAATTGGTCTGGGCGGCGGCCTTCTTCGGGTCCACCTCCATGTTGCACACCGGATCCTTTGCCATGGCCATTCCTCCTCGTGGCTGACTTGCCGCCGTGAACCGCTTCAGGCGCAGGCTGTTGGCGACGACGGAGACGGACGACAGCGCCATGGCCGCCCCCGCCAGGATCGGCGACAGCAGGATGCCCGCCACCGGGTAGAGCACGCCCGCCGCCACCGGCACCAGGACCAGATTGTAGCCGAAGGCCCAGCCGAGGTTCTCGCGGATGATGCGGATCGTCCGGTGGGAGAGCGCCACGGCGGTGGTCACGCCGTGCAGGTCCCCCCGCATGAGGGTGACGTCCGCGGCCTCCATGGCCACGTCCGTCCCCGAGCCCATGGCGATGCCGACATCGGCCTGGGCCAGCGCGGGGGCGTCGTTGATGCCGTCGCCGACCATGGCCACGAGCCGTCCCTCCGCCTGGAGCCGCTTGATCTCGGCCGCCTTCTGGTCCGGCAGGATGTCGGCGAGGACGCGGCCGATGCCCGCCTGGCGGGCGATGGCCTCGCCCGTGAGATGCGTGTCGCCCGTGAGCATGACCACCTCGAGGCCCAGCGCCTGGAGGGCCGCCACGGCGCTCGGGGCCTCGGGCTTGAGCACGTCGGCCACCGCGATCAGGCCCAGCGCCTCGCCCCCGAAGGCGACGAAGACCGCGCCCTTGCCGTCCTTGGCCAGCTGCCGCGCGCGGGCCTCGAGCGTCCCCACCTCGATCCCGCGGGCGGCCATGAGGCGCGCATTCCCGAGCAGGATGCGGCCGTCCTCGGCCAGCGCGTCCACGCCCTGGCCGGGCACGGCCTGAAACTCGCTGACGGGCGGCAGCGCGAGCCCGCGCGCCTTGGCCGCCGACACGATGGCCTCGCCCAGGGGGTGCTCCGAGCCCTGCTCCGCCGCGGCCGCCAGCGCCAGGAGCTCGTCGGCCGAGGCGCCCTCGGCGGGGACCAGGTCCGTGACGGCCGGCTTGCCCACCGTGAGGGTGCCGGTCTTGTCGAAGATGACGACGCCCACCTTGTGGAGCTGCTCCAGCGCCTCGGCGCTCTTGATGAGCACGCCCAGCTCGGCTCCCTTGCCGGTGCCCACCATGATCGCGGTCGGCGTGGCCAGGCCCATGGCGCAGGGACAGGCGATGACGAGCACGCCCACCGCGTTGGCGATGGCGTAGAAGAAGGCGGGCTCCGGGCCCCAGGCCCACCAGACGCCGAAGGTCACGGCCGCGACGGCGAGGATCACCGGGACGAAGACCGCCGCCACGCGATCGGCCAGCCGTTGGATGGGCGCCTTGGAGCCCTGCGCCTCCTCCACGAGCCTGATGATCTGCGCCAGCACGGTGTCCTTGCCCACGCGCGTCGCGCGGAAGGTGAAGGTCCCGGTGCGGTTGACCGCGCCGCCGACCACGGAGGCCCCCGCCGTCTTCTCGACGGGGAGGCTCTCGCCGGTGAGCATGGACTCGTCCACGGCCGAGGCGCCCTCCACCACCAGGCCGTCCACGGCGATGCGCTCGCCCGGCCGCACCCGCAGGAGGTCGCCCGCCGCGACGTCGCTGATCGCCACGTCCTCCTCCCGCCCGTCGCGGAGCACGCGCGCCGTCCTCGGCTGGAGCGCCATGAGCCGGCGGATGGCCTCCGAGGTGCCGCCGCGGGCGCGCGCCTCGAGCCAACGGCCCAGGATGAGGAAGGTCATCAGCAGCGCCGAGGCCTCGTAGTACGGCATGGCGCCCGTCGCCATGAAGGTATGCGGCCAGAGCGTCACGGCCACGCTGAAGAGGTAGGCGGCGCTGGTCCCGATGGAGACGAGCGTGTTCATGCTCGCCGAGCGGTGCCGGAGCTCCCGGAGGAACGCCGCGTGGAACTGCCAGCCCACCCAGAGCTGCACCGGCGTCGTCAGGGCGAAGAGGACCCAGTGCTCGCGCAGCACGGCCGGCGCCCACGGGAACAGCTCGTGCATGCTGCCGAGGAGGACGGGGACGGAGAGGAGGGCGCCCACGGAGAACTTGAGACGCAGACGGCGGTCCTCGGCCCGGCGCTCCGCCCGCTCGCGGTCCTCGGCCTCGGGCGTCGCGGCGATCTCCTCGGGCACCGCGTAGCCGGCCGCGTCCACGGCGGCCCGGAGGGCGGGGAGCCCGACCCGCTCGGGATCGAGCCAGACGGTGGCGCGCTCCGTCGCGAGGTTCACCGCCGCGCGGCTCACGCCGGGGACGCCGAGGAGGGCGCCCTCGACCTTGCCGACGCAGGCGGCGCAGTGCATGCCCTTCACGGGAAAGTCGAGACGAGTGGCTGGCTCGGCCATGGCTCCGTCCTCGCCGCTAGCGGCCGCCGAAGCGGGAGAAGACGTCGAGCAGCTCGTCCATCTTCTTCTGCCGCTCCCGCGCATTCCCGGAGCGGATGGCCTCCGTGACGCAGGAGGCGATGTGGTGCCCCAGCACGAGCTTCTGCACCTGCTCGACGGCGCCCTGCACCGCCGAGAGCTGGAGGAGGATGTCCACGCAGTACTTGTCCTCTTGCAGCATGCGCTGGATGCCCTGGACCTGCCCCTCGATGCGCCGGAGCCGCCCCAGGGTCTTTGCCTTCGCCTCCTCGTCGATCATGTCCCGCGCCTCCAGAGTGAGGGAGCCGCGCTCGCCCGGTCGTGGAATATACCCTACCCCGGTAGTCTATCACGGGCGCGGCCGGCCCGGGCTGCTCGAGGATCTTCGCGGGGGGGGAGTGCCACGGCCGGCTGCCCCGGACGGCCAGCTCGCGCCACGGTCTCGGTACTACACGCAAGACGAGCAAGATGGGGCGCCCTGTCGGCGAGCTTTCCAGTTTCGACCGCCAGGGCCTTGCGCCAATCCAGCGCCTTCAGAATTTCATCAAGTCTATCGGCGACATATGGCCCGAACAGAGGCCTGGCACGCCGGCTGCAGAGGGGTCCACCACTAGGCTCGCACCCGGATGACCGGGGAAAAAAGGAGGTTCATATGAGGCGGTTTCTCGTCGTTCTTCTTGCATTGGTGCTGTGCGGCCCGGCTCTGGCCTGGGCGGGCCCGGTCATCCTGGGCGGTGACGACCTCACCGACCACGGCTCGCGGAGCGGAGCCGGGGCCAACCTCGAGGGCTGGCTCTACATCGAGAAAGCCCTGTCGAATCTGAGCACTGGCGTCACACGCACAGGGCCCTTCACGTCAGACATCGCCGCCCTCGGCTCGGCCGACGGGGGCTGCCCCCCTGCCTGTTCGGGTGGCAACGCAGGTGACGCGATCGGTTCGGCAGCGAGCAACCTCGGGCTCACTGTCGGCTTTTT
It contains:
- a CDS encoding DUF2889 domain-containing protein, with translation MIASPHLEGRDRYERVMEGRVDGTPAEAFTHTVRIADDDFAVEVRAVCTPPPGYEVREAAARVLGGGADPAIARTFQDLAGARMVGGFTKRLTEVTGQRAGAGLFVDAGIEVARLARQVTRLPAAAVADLRPGDARRCWELDTSGWADLPDSCFTYTQAGRALFETREVSTPMAAQLYSPPPGAVKIFQRRKLSRLVRTGRRLDLFHSMHDNVHGFDLHYEVDLGAGAIVAADAVVSRLPYRGICDEPQRKIASMVGQPVDALLRKRIQTLLGGAGGCAQLYDLTADLLKLLTVA
- a CDS encoding heavy metal translocating P-type ATPase, giving the protein MAEPATRLDFPVKGMHCAACVGKVEGALLGVPGVSRAAVNLATERATVWLDPERVGLPALRAAVDAAGYAVPEEIAATPEAEDRERAERRAEDRRLRLKFSVGALLSVPVLLGSMHELFPWAPAVLREHWVLFALTTPVQLWVGWQFHAAFLRELRHRSASMNTLVSIGTSAAYLFSVAVTLWPHTFMATGAMPYYEASALLMTFLILGRWLEARARGGTSEAIRRLMALQPRTARVLRDGREEDVAISDVAAGDLLRVRPGERIAVDGLVVEGASAVDESMLTGESLPVEKTAGASVVGGAVNRTGTFTFRATRVGKDTVLAQIIRLVEEAQGSKAPIQRLADRVAAVFVPVILAVAAVTFGVWWAWGPEPAFFYAIANAVGVLVIACPCAMGLATPTAIMVGTGKGAELGVLIKSAEALEQLHKVGVVIFDKTGTLTVGKPAVTDLVPAEGASADELLALAAAAEQGSEHPLGEAIVSAAKARGLALPPVSEFQAVPGQGVDALAEDGRILLGNARLMAARGIEVGTLEARARQLAKDGKGAVFVAFGGEALGLIAVADVLKPEAPSAVAALQALGLEVVMLTGDTHLTGEAIARQAGIGRVLADILPDQKAAEIKRLQAEGRLVAMVGDGINDAPALAQADVGIAMGSGTDVAMEAADVTLMRGDLHGVTTAVALSHRTIRIIRENLGWAFGYNLVLVPVAAGVLYPVAGILLSPILAGAAMALSSVSVVANSLRLKRFTAASQPRGGMAMAKDPVCNMEVDPKKAAAQTNYKGQMIYFCAVGCKVKFDQNPEKYLPK
- a CDS encoding metal-sensitive transcriptional regulator: MIDEEAKAKTLGRLRRIEGQVQGIQRMLQEDKYCVDILLQLSAVQGAVEQVQKLVLGHHIASCVTEAIRSGNARERQKKMDELLDVFSRFGGR